A region from the Cannabis sativa cultivar Pink pepper isolate KNU-18-1 chromosome 9, ASM2916894v1, whole genome shotgun sequence genome encodes:
- the LOC115722982 gene encoding uncharacterized protein LOC115722982 gives MVVFGNSVRESSSFDTILFDLDDTLYPGNTGLSGALKRNIEDFLVEKCGFSETQAATLRVELFKTYGSTLAGLRVLGYNVDADDYHSVVHGRLPYDLIKADPQLRNLLNSISQRKIIFTNSDRIHAMKAMDRLGIADCFDQIICFETMNPNLSKATRPDEFPVVLKPSMEALKIALSVAEVDPRRTLFLDDNVRNIAAGKAVGLRTALVGKTMKTKEADYALEKVNNLAQVIPEIWVNGVEKGEPRISRTNSEIESSLAITAVGA, from the exons ATGGTAGTTTTCGGTAACTCAGTTCGTGAATCCAGTTCTTTTGACACTATCCTCTTCG ATTTGGATGATACTCTGTACCCTGGAAATACTGGATTATCTGGTGCTCTTAAGAGAAACATTGAag attttcttGTGGAGAAATGTGGATTCTCAGAGACTCAAGCTGCGACTCTCAGAGTTGAGCTTTTCAAAACTTATGGCAGTACTCTTGCTGGTTTAAGG GTGTTGGGATACAACGTTGATGCCGATGATTATCATAG TGTCGTACACGGAAGATTGCCGTATGATCTTATCAAAGCAGACCCTCAACTACGAAACTTGTTAAACAGTATCTCCCAGAGAAAAATC aTTTTCACAAACTCGGATCGGATTCACGCGATGAAGGCTATGGATCGGCTTGGAATCGCTGATTGCTTTGACCAAATCATATGCTTCGAGACCATGAACCCTAACTTGTCTAAAGCGACCAGGCCAGACGAATTCCCTGTCGTTCTGAAACCTTCCATGGAAGCGCTGAAAATTGCTCTCTCTGTCGCTGAAGTCGATCCTCGGCGTACG CTGTTTCTCGACGACAATGTTCGAAATATCGCCGCTGGCAAAGCCGTGGGTCTTCGAACAGCTTTG GTTGGAAAGACCATGAAAACCAAAGAAGCCGATTATGCATTAGAGAAGGTGAATAATCTGGCACAAGTGATACCAGAAATATGGGTCAATGGAGTTGAAAAGGGCGAACCAAGGATCAGCCGCACCAACAGTGAGATCGAGTCAAGTCTTGCAATCACAGCCGTTGGAGCTTGA